Proteins from a single region of Bacillota bacterium:
- a CDS encoding purine-binding chemotaxis protein CheW, with amino-acid sequence MDEIQLVSFKLGAEEYGVDIMQVQEIIRLIDIVRVPKAPAFVEGIIDLRNKVLPIVDLRKRFDMPETEKTDASRIVVIDIDDMTVGLIVDSVSEVLRIPLKSIEPPPKIVSGIESRFLKGIGRVKNRLIILLDLAKIFSIDEAAELGKVEELVEAEEERHPA; translated from the coding sequence ATCGATGAAATCCAGCTGGTAAGTTTTAAGCTAGGCGCTGAAGAATACGGCGTTGATATTATGCAAGTTCAGGAGATCATTCGTTTGATTGATATAGTGCGTGTACCAAAGGCGCCTGCGTTTGTGGAGGGAATAATAGATCTTCGAAATAAGGTCCTCCCGATCGTTGATCTTAGAAAGCGCTTTGATATGCCCGAAACTGAGAAAACGGACGCGAGCAGAATTGTCGTTATAGATATCGACGATATGACGGTGGGCCTCATAGTGGATTCTGTGTCAGAAGTCCTTCGTATCCCACTTAAGTCGATAGAACCGCCACCCAAAATAGTCTCGGGTATAGAGTCCCGTTTCTTGAAAGGAATCGGTAGAGTGAAGAACAGATTAATCATTTTATTGGATCTGGCCAAGATCTTTTCTATTGATGAAGCCGCTGAGTTAGGTAAAGTAGAAGAGCTAGTCGAAGCCGAGGAGGAACGACATCCTGCATGA